Proteins from a genomic interval of Marmoricola sp. OAE513:
- a CDS encoding DM13 domain-containing protein, which translates to MLKWIAASVGAVALAAGLLLFEPWRAFTSSEVDEAAPMSERLPATAAPSATGSPATAPRQDRVLSTGEFVDAEHGTDGTAKVLELADGRRFLRLEGLSTSDGPDLHVWLSDGKPGGSWGKYDDDEYLRLGKLKATNGNQNYRIPDGADLSRYRSAVIWCDRFNVAFGTAPVRVAQDGPTGAS; encoded by the coding sequence GTGCTCAAGTGGATCGCCGCCTCCGTCGGGGCCGTCGCCCTGGCTGCAGGGCTGCTGCTCTTCGAGCCGTGGCGCGCGTTCACCAGCAGCGAGGTCGACGAGGCGGCGCCGATGAGCGAGCGGCTACCCGCCACCGCGGCGCCCTCGGCAACGGGCAGCCCGGCGACCGCTCCACGGCAGGACCGCGTCCTGTCGACGGGCGAGTTCGTCGATGCCGAGCACGGCACCGACGGCACCGCGAAGGTCCTCGAGCTCGCGGACGGTCGTCGCTTCCTGCGCCTCGAGGGGCTCTCCACCTCCGACGGCCCTGACCTGCACGTCTGGCTCTCCGACGGGAAGCCCGGCGGGTCGTGGGGCAAGTACGACGATGACGAGTACCTGCGCCTCGGCAAGCTCAAGGCCACGAACGGCAACCAGAACTACCGGATCCCCGACGGCGCCGACCTGAGTCGCTACCGCTCAGCGGTGATCTGGTGCGACCGGTTCAACGTCGCCTTCGGGACCGCGCCGGTCCGCGTGGCCCAGGACGGTCCGACCGGGGCCAGCTGA
- a CDS encoding amino acid ABC transporter permease, producing the protein MTDAWAPSPRELERQQVRRGLRRKQFLIAAGITVLAAIAVATIVGTSPGWERFKELFLSWHHAKEAFPDIAKGFWINVKMFVIGEVIILVVGTLVAVTRNTVTPWLTPLRIVAVIYTDVFRGLPTLLVVFIACIGIPALGIEGVPTDVTTLGIFALVLCYGAYVAEVIRAGIDSIHPSQISSAEALGLGRAQTTRYVVLPQALRRVAPPLLNDFVSLQKDTSLVASVGVFEALFAAQDYGNYNFNYTPLLVTGLFFLALTVPLARFTDFLGRRALRRERGR; encoded by the coding sequence GTGACCGACGCGTGGGCGCCGAGCCCACGTGAGCTGGAACGTCAGCAGGTACGCCGCGGCCTGCGGCGCAAGCAGTTCCTGATCGCGGCCGGCATCACGGTGCTGGCCGCGATCGCGGTGGCGACGATCGTGGGGACCTCCCCCGGGTGGGAGCGGTTCAAGGAGCTTTTCCTGTCCTGGCACCACGCCAAGGAGGCCTTCCCCGACATCGCGAAGGGCTTCTGGATCAACGTCAAGATGTTCGTGATCGGCGAGGTGATCATCCTCGTGGTCGGCACGCTCGTCGCGGTCACGCGCAACACCGTCACGCCCTGGCTGACGCCGCTGCGCATCGTCGCGGTGATCTACACCGACGTGTTCCGCGGGCTGCCGACGCTGCTGGTCGTGTTCATCGCGTGCATCGGGATCCCGGCTCTCGGGATCGAGGGAGTGCCGACCGACGTCACCACGCTCGGCATCTTCGCGCTGGTGCTCTGCTACGGCGCGTACGTCGCCGAGGTGATCCGCGCCGGTATCGACTCGATCCACCCCTCGCAGATCTCGAGTGCGGAGGCGCTCGGCCTGGGTCGAGCACAGACGACCCGGTACGTCGTCCTGCCCCAGGCGCTGCGCCGGGTCGCACCGCCGCTGCTCAACGACTTCGTGTCGCTTCAGAAGGACACCTCGCTGGTCGCCTCGGTCGGTGTCTTCGAGGCCCTCTTCGCCGCGCAGGACTACGGCAACTACAACTTCAACTACACCCCGCTGCTGGTCACCGGTCTGTTCTTCCTGGCGCTGACGGTCCCGCTCGCGAGGTTCACCGACTTCCTCGGCCGACGGGCCCTGCGACGGGAGCGAGGCCGATGA
- a CDS encoding amino acid ABC transporter ATP-binding protein encodes MNDVLLEVQSLRKSYGTNVVLHDIDLTVHKHDVICLIGSSGSGKSTLLRCLNLLEEIDDGAILFEGNEISDPRVDPRSVRRDVGMVFQAYNLFPHLSVLANCTLAPVRVGGISKKVAEERARHLLARFGLADKEKSYPDQLSGGQQQRVALVRALCTEPKLLLLDEITAALDPELVGEVLEIVRAEAQAGMTMILATHEMAFARDVATQVCFLHQGRILEQGPPSQIFSAPREERTREFLRRVLPPTVG; translated from the coding sequence ATGAACGACGTCCTGCTCGAGGTGCAGAGCCTCCGCAAGTCCTACGGCACGAACGTCGTCCTGCACGACATCGACCTGACGGTGCACAAGCACGACGTGATCTGCCTGATCGGTTCGTCGGGGTCGGGAAAGTCCACGCTGCTGCGATGCCTGAACCTGCTCGAGGAGATCGACGACGGTGCGATCCTCTTCGAGGGCAACGAGATCTCCGACCCCCGCGTCGACCCCCGGTCGGTACGCCGTGACGTCGGCATGGTCTTCCAGGCCTACAACCTCTTCCCGCACCTCTCGGTGCTGGCGAACTGCACCTTGGCCCCGGTCCGCGTCGGTGGGATCAGCAAGAAGGTGGCAGAGGAGCGCGCACGGCACCTCCTGGCACGCTTCGGGCTGGCCGACAAGGAAAAGTCCTATCCCGACCAGCTCTCCGGCGGTCAGCAGCAGCGGGTCGCCCTGGTCCGGGCGCTGTGCACCGAACCGAAGCTGCTGCTGCTCGACGAGATCACTGCGGCGCTGGACCCCGAGCTCGTGGGTGAGGTGCTCGAGATCGTCCGGGCCGAGGCGCAAGCGGGCATGACGATGATCCTGGCCACGCACGAGATGGCGTTCGCGCGCGACGTCGCGACGCAGGTGTGCTTCCTGCACCAGGGGCGGATCCTCGAGCAGGGCCCTCCGTCGCAGATCTTCTCGGCGCCGCGCGAGGAGCGCACCCGGGAGTTCCTGCGGCGGGTGCTTCCGCCTACCGTCGGTTGA
- a CDS encoding class I SAM-dependent methyltransferase, with protein MTPCDCCGSSDWNPLFVENGIQLGKCPHCDLHSIEHIPDADARMTEMEEGHYAGDLEVLDAESQMTMEKVMASMFQRYVDIAKPLVPGGTWLDIGCGAGLLIGLAQKAGYTGEGLELNAARREAAIKQTGVTVHSEPVELLKLPDDSYDVISLINVFSHLTSPTETLAELRRILKPGGVLVMATGEMTDGVQKSHVFNWNLGDHLYFLGDRTIDVYAKNLGYDVVEHRRAWLPDEMFSKEWLTVKGRSSAKNAIKTAVRITPGGLRLLRAVMLRRQADSKAHSGVFALRPSAG; from the coding sequence GTGACCCCCTGCGATTGCTGCGGATCCTCCGACTGGAACCCGCTGTTCGTCGAGAACGGCATCCAACTCGGCAAGTGCCCGCACTGCGACCTGCACTCCATCGAGCACATCCCGGACGCCGACGCGCGGATGACGGAGATGGAGGAGGGCCACTACGCCGGCGACCTGGAGGTGCTCGACGCCGAGAGCCAGATGACCATGGAGAAGGTGATGGCGTCGATGTTCCAGCGGTACGTCGACATCGCGAAGCCCCTGGTCCCCGGCGGTACCTGGCTCGACATCGGCTGCGGCGCGGGCCTGCTCATCGGGCTGGCCCAGAAGGCCGGGTACACCGGCGAGGGGCTGGAGCTGAACGCGGCCCGCCGCGAGGCGGCCATCAAGCAGACCGGGGTCACCGTGCACTCCGAACCGGTCGAGCTGCTGAAGCTGCCCGACGACAGCTACGACGTGATCTCCCTGATCAACGTCTTCTCGCACCTGACCTCGCCGACCGAGACGCTCGCCGAGCTGCGCCGGATCCTGAAGCCGGGCGGCGTCCTGGTCATGGCGACCGGCGAGATGACCGACGGCGTGCAGAAGTCCCACGTCTTCAACTGGAACCTCGGCGACCACCTGTACTTCCTCGGCGACCGCACCATCGACGTCTACGCGAAGAATCTCGGGTACGACGTCGTGGAGCACCGCCGCGCCTGGCTGCCCGACGAGATGTTCTCCAAGGAGTGGCTGACGGTGAAGGGCCGGTCGAGCGCGAAGAACGCGATCAAGACCGCGGTGCGGATCACCCCCGGCGGACTGAGGCTGCTGCGTGCGGTGATGCTGCGCCGGCAGGCCGACAGCAAGGCGCACTCCGGCGTCTTCGCGCTGCGCCCCTCTGCAGGCTGA
- a CDS encoding acyl-CoA desaturase, giving the protein MTTIQKKPDNPIAHLTEADIEQIGIELDAIRQDVLDSRGAADAAYIRKVIKTQRGLEAGSRALLLFSIFPPAWLAGTTGLSIAKILENMEIGHNIMHGQWDWMRDPKIHSTTWEWDNASPAEQWKHGHNELHHTYTNVVGKDNDLGYGIMRVDEDQRWIPFYLAQPLWNFVNACFFEYGIAAYDLELGKNLAVPKEKRSPEFKAKAKQTWAKIRQQATKDYVVHPALSIPTGSFLPTLAANFTANVVRNLWTHSVIMCGHFPEGVETFEKASIEGETRGEWYLRQMLGSANISGGPAMHLMTGNLSFQIEHHLFPDLPSNRYAEIAPKVQALFEKYELTYTSGSLPKQVYSAWHKIVRLSLPNGWLAETTPANAPKQLAKLYKMTTGGAKVRRAIEARDRQAARNKAAA; this is encoded by the coding sequence ATGACCACGATCCAGAAGAAGCCCGACAACCCGATCGCCCACCTCACCGAGGCGGACATCGAGCAGATCGGCATCGAGCTCGACGCCATCCGCCAGGACGTCCTGGACAGCCGCGGTGCCGCCGACGCGGCGTACATCCGCAAGGTCATCAAGACCCAGCGCGGTCTCGAGGCGGGCAGCCGTGCGCTGCTGCTGTTCTCGATCTTCCCGCCGGCCTGGCTCGCGGGCACCACCGGCCTGAGCATCGCCAAGATCCTCGAGAACATGGAGATCGGGCACAACATCATGCACGGCCAGTGGGACTGGATGCGTGACCCCAAGATCCACTCGACGACCTGGGAGTGGGACAACGCCAGCCCGGCCGAGCAGTGGAAGCACGGGCACAACGAGCTGCACCACACCTACACGAACGTCGTCGGCAAGGACAACGACCTCGGCTACGGCATCATGCGCGTCGACGAGGACCAGCGCTGGATCCCGTTCTACCTGGCGCAGCCGCTGTGGAACTTCGTGAACGCCTGCTTCTTCGAGTACGGCATCGCGGCGTACGACCTCGAGCTCGGCAAGAACCTGGCGGTTCCGAAGGAGAAGCGCAGCCCGGAGTTCAAGGCCAAGGCCAAGCAGACATGGGCGAAGATCCGTCAGCAGGCCACCAAGGACTACGTCGTGCACCCGGCGCTGTCGATTCCCACCGGGTCGTTCCTGCCCACGTTGGCGGCGAACTTCACCGCCAACGTCGTGCGCAACCTGTGGACGCACTCGGTGATCATGTGCGGCCACTTCCCCGAGGGCGTCGAGACCTTCGAGAAGGCCTCGATCGAGGGCGAGACCCGCGGCGAGTGGTACCTGCGACAGATGCTCGGCTCCGCCAACATCTCCGGCGGTCCGGCGATGCACCTGATGACGGGCAACCTGAGCTTCCAGATCGAGCACCACCTCTTCCCGGACCTGCCGAGCAACCGGTACGCCGAGATCGCTCCGAAGGTCCAGGCGCTCTTCGAGAAGTACGAGCTGACCTACACGTCCGGGTCGCTGCCGAAGCAGGTGTACTCGGCCTGGCACAAGATCGTCCGGCTCTCGCTGCCCAACGGCTGGCTCGCGGAGACCACGCCGGCCAACGCGCCGAAGCAGCTCGCCAAGCTGTACAAGATGACGACGGGCGGGGCGAAGGTGCGCCGCGCGATCGAGGCACGCGATCGTCAGGCTGCGCGCAACAAGGCTGCAGCCTGA
- a CDS encoding CaiB/BaiF CoA-transferase family protein — MTGVELGQGTGPLKGVKVVEIAGIGPSPHACMILADLGADVIRIERPGGQALTGGSHDFLNRGRPSVALNLKDPAAVETVLKLVEDADVLVEGMRPGVTERMGIGPDACWERNPKLVYGRMTGWGQTGEWAHAAGHDMNYIAITGTLFGLGQTKDRPQFPTNLVGDFGGGSMYLVVGILAALLESKVSGKGQVVDAAIVDGTANLNAMTAAFLAGGNYKEERAANLLDGYAPYYDIYETADGKHMSVGALEPQFYEILLDLLDVRATAPDRWDFDKVDELRDVFTAKFKEKTQAEWCAVFDGTDACVAPIIPLTEAFEHPHMKSREVFVEHEGFIQPQPAPRFSRTGASLSLPPAAGAGQHTRDALAAWGIENVDALIESGAAVQPEVG; from the coding sequence ATGACTGGAGTTGAACTGGGACAGGGCACGGGGCCGCTCAAGGGCGTCAAGGTCGTCGAGATCGCCGGCATCGGCCCGAGCCCGCACGCGTGCATGATCCTGGCCGACCTCGGCGCGGACGTGATCCGCATCGAGCGCCCCGGCGGCCAGGCGCTGACCGGCGGCAGCCACGACTTCCTCAACCGCGGTCGTCCCAGCGTCGCGCTCAACCTCAAGGACCCTGCCGCCGTCGAGACCGTGCTCAAGCTCGTCGAGGACGCGGACGTTCTCGTCGAGGGCATGCGTCCGGGCGTCACCGAGCGGATGGGCATCGGTCCCGACGCGTGCTGGGAGCGCAACCCGAAGCTCGTCTACGGCCGGATGACGGGCTGGGGTCAGACGGGTGAGTGGGCCCACGCCGCGGGTCACGACATGAACTACATCGCCATCACGGGCACCCTCTTCGGCCTCGGGCAGACCAAGGACCGTCCGCAGTTCCCGACCAACCTGGTCGGCGACTTCGGTGGCGGCTCGATGTACCTGGTGGTCGGCATCCTCGCCGCGCTGCTCGAGTCGAAGGTCTCGGGCAAGGGACAGGTCGTCGACGCCGCGATCGTCGACGGCACCGCGAACCTCAACGCGATGACCGCTGCCTTCCTCGCCGGCGGCAACTACAAGGAGGAGCGCGCCGCGAACCTCCTCGACGGCTACGCGCCGTACTACGACATCTACGAGACCGCCGACGGCAAGCACATGTCGGTCGGTGCTCTCGAGCCGCAGTTCTACGAGATCCTCCTGGACCTCCTGGACGTGCGGGCGACCGCGCCGGACCGCTGGGACTTCGACAAGGTCGACGAGCTGCGCGACGTCTTCACCGCCAAGTTCAAGGAGAAGACGCAGGCCGAGTGGTGTGCGGTCTTCGACGGCACCGACGCCTGCGTCGCGCCGATCATCCCGCTGACCGAGGCGTTCGAGCACCCGCACATGAAGAGCCGCGAGGTCTTCGTCGAGCACGAGGGCTTCATCCAGCCGCAGCCCGCGCCGCGGTTCTCGCGCACCGGGGCGAGCCTGTCGCTGCCCCCGGCTGCAGGAGCCGGTCAGCACACCCGTGACGCCCTGGCGGCCTGGGGCATCGAGAACGTCGACGCCCTCATCGAGAGCGGCGCCGCGGTCCAGCCCGAGGTCGGCTGA
- a CDS encoding ABC transporter substrate-binding protein has product MRLKPALVALPVLLALSITACGDVKDDGNDKKATSSSSSCDVADLPLTTAGKLTIGTDSPAYEPWFTDNDPTNGKGFESAVAYAVADKLGFEKGDVVWTKVPFNNSYAPGPKKFDFDINQISITPERQKVVDFSDGYYSAAQAVIVLNKDKVEAGSLADLADLKLGAQTGTTSLTAIRDEIKPKTAPVVFKDTNVAKQALLNGQVDAIVADLPTAFYITAAEIEDSSILGQFQPTTGTQEEFGLLLGKGSELTGCVNQALESLKSDGTLAGLEKQWLSETVDVPVLK; this is encoded by the coding sequence ATGCGCCTGAAGCCTGCCCTTGTAGCCCTGCCCGTCCTGCTCGCCCTCTCCATCACCGCGTGCGGTGACGTCAAGGACGACGGCAACGACAAGAAGGCGACCTCCTCGTCGTCCTCCTGCGACGTCGCCGACCTGCCGCTGACTACGGCCGGCAAGCTGACCATCGGGACCGACTCCCCGGCGTACGAGCCGTGGTTCACCGACAATGACCCGACCAACGGCAAGGGCTTCGAGTCCGCTGTCGCCTACGCCGTCGCCGACAAGCTCGGCTTCGAGAAGGGCGACGTCGTCTGGACCAAGGTGCCGTTCAACAACTCCTACGCGCCGGGCCCGAAGAAGTTCGACTTCGACATCAACCAGATCTCGATCACGCCCGAGCGCCAGAAGGTCGTCGACTTCTCCGACGGCTACTACTCCGCCGCGCAGGCCGTCATCGTGCTGAACAAGGACAAGGTGGAGGCCGGCTCCCTGGCCGACCTCGCCGACCTCAAGCTCGGCGCCCAGACCGGTACGACGTCGCTGACCGCGATCCGCGACGAGATCAAGCCGAAGACGGCCCCGGTCGTCTTCAAGGACACCAACGTCGCGAAGCAGGCGCTGCTCAACGGCCAGGTCGACGCGATCGTCGCCGACCTGCCGACGGCGTTCTACATCACCGCCGCCGAGATCGAGGACTCCTCGATCCTGGGCCAGTTCCAGCCGACGACCGGCACGCAGGAGGAGTTCGGTCTGCTGCTGGGCAAGGGCTCCGAGCTGACCGGCTGCGTGAACCAGGCGCTGGAGTCGCTGAAGTCCGACGGCACCCTGGCTGGTCTGGAGAAGCAGTGGCTCTCCGAGACGGTCGACGTGCCCGTCCTGAAGTAG
- a CDS encoding helix-turn-helix domain-containing protein, whose protein sequence is MSAARDEMALRLPAEVAQQMRRDMAGVAEQTIGAVITEVPSYRDPFKGQMGRNIETAVKVALDGFLDLASRAEGIDAGEQIEAVLEAAYALGRGEARSGRTMDALAQAYRVGARVAWREMSAAAVNSGLEATQLARLAELVFAYIDELSDASVSGHADELATSGRLRQRRLDRLAVRLVEGSPEADLVAAAERADWDPPKLLTAVTLPDAKFRSLRGQLDARALHVPDETAAQDLGPGFTVVLVPVGTGRARASMLRVIEGADAIIGPPRPWSQVRASYSRVVQTHRLGLAGDTDDHLADLVVGADAEARVDLRTKVLEPLGEQSEASRTKLTETLRAWLLHQGRRDDIAAALFVHPQTVRYRMGQLRDLYGDRLTDPDFVREATIALG, encoded by the coding sequence GTGAGCGCAGCGCGCGACGAGATGGCCCTGCGCCTGCCTGCCGAGGTCGCCCAGCAGATGCGGCGCGACATGGCCGGGGTCGCCGAGCAGACCATCGGCGCGGTGATCACCGAGGTGCCGAGCTACCGGGACCCGTTCAAGGGCCAGATGGGCCGCAACATCGAGACCGCGGTCAAGGTCGCGCTCGACGGGTTCCTCGACCTGGCCTCCCGCGCCGAGGGCATCGATGCCGGCGAGCAGATCGAGGCCGTCCTCGAAGCGGCGTACGCGCTCGGGCGCGGCGAGGCGCGCAGCGGTCGGACGATGGACGCGCTCGCCCAGGCCTATCGCGTCGGCGCCCGCGTCGCTTGGCGCGAGATGAGTGCCGCCGCGGTGAACAGCGGCCTGGAGGCGACCCAGCTCGCCCGTCTCGCCGAGCTCGTGTTCGCCTACATCGACGAGCTCTCCGACGCGAGCGTCAGCGGGCACGCCGACGAGCTGGCCACCTCGGGCCGCCTGCGTCAGAGGCGCCTCGACCGGCTCGCCGTGCGCCTCGTCGAGGGATCTCCCGAGGCCGACCTGGTCGCCGCGGCGGAGCGTGCCGACTGGGACCCGCCGAAGCTGCTCACTGCCGTCACGCTCCCTGATGCCAAGTTCCGGTCGCTGCGCGGCCAGCTCGACGCTCGCGCCCTGCACGTGCCCGACGAGACCGCGGCGCAGGACCTCGGACCCGGGTTCACCGTGGTGCTGGTCCCCGTCGGCACCGGCCGTGCGCGGGCGTCGATGCTCCGGGTCATCGAGGGCGCGGACGCGATCATCGGACCGCCACGGCCGTGGTCGCAGGTGCGGGCGTCGTACTCACGCGTGGTGCAGACCCACCGCCTCGGCCTGGCCGGCGACACCGATGACCACCTCGCTGACCTCGTGGTCGGCGCGGACGCCGAGGCACGCGTCGACCTGCGCACCAAGGTTCTCGAACCGCTCGGCGAGCAGAGCGAGGCCTCGCGCACGAAGCTGACCGAGACGTTGCGAGCATGGCTGCTGCACCAGGGCCGGCGCGACGACATCGCGGCAGCGCTGTTCGTGCATCCGCAGACGGTGCGCTACCGCATGGGTCAACTGCGCGACCTGTACGGCGACCGGCTCACCGATCCGGACTTCGTCAGGGAGGCGACGATCGCTCTGGGGTGA
- a CDS encoding acetyl-CoA C-acetyltransferase, with protein MAQPEAFVYDAIRTPRGKGKKDGSLHGTKPVDLVVGLIDALQERNPSLDTNRIDDVVLGVVSPIGDQGGDIAKTAALAAGLPDTVAGVQLNRFCASGLEAVNQAAGRVRSGFEDLILAGGVESMSRVPMGSDGGAWASDPATAFAAGFVPQGIGADLIATLEGWSREDVDTFAVESNHRAAKAWANGLFDKSVIPVKDRNGVTILDRDEFIKPESSVEGMQKLNPSFAGIGNDAGFDDVALEKYHWVEKINHVHHAGNSSGIVDGAALVALGTEQVGVDLGLTPRARIISTAVSGADPTIMLTGPAPAARKALAKAGLEVKDIDLFEINEAFAAVAMRFMRDMGITDEITNVNGGSIAMGHPLGATGAMILGILIDELERRDQKRGLATLCVGGGMGIATIVELV; from the coding sequence ATGGCACAGCCTGAAGCTTTTGTTTACGACGCCATCCGCACGCCGCGCGGTAAGGGCAAGAAGGACGGTTCGCTCCACGGGACGAAGCCCGTCGACCTCGTCGTAGGTCTGATCGACGCTCTGCAGGAGCGCAACCCGAGCTTGGACACCAACCGGATCGACGACGTCGTGCTCGGCGTGGTGTCCCCGATCGGCGACCAGGGTGGCGACATCGCCAAGACCGCCGCGCTCGCTGCGGGCCTGCCCGACACCGTCGCCGGCGTCCAGCTGAACCGCTTCTGCGCGTCCGGCCTGGAGGCCGTCAACCAGGCCGCCGGCCGTGTCCGCTCCGGTTTCGAGGACCTGATCCTCGCCGGTGGTGTCGAGTCGATGTCCCGCGTCCCGATGGGCTCCGACGGTGGCGCCTGGGCGTCCGACCCGGCCACCGCGTTCGCCGCCGGCTTCGTGCCGCAGGGCATCGGTGCTGACCTGATCGCCACCCTCGAGGGCTGGAGCCGCGAGGACGTCGACACGTTCGCCGTCGAGTCCAACCACCGTGCCGCCAAGGCGTGGGCCAACGGCCTGTTCGACAAGTCCGTCATCCCGGTCAAGGACCGCAACGGTGTGACCATCCTGGACCGCGACGAGTTCATCAAGCCCGAGTCGAGCGTCGAGGGCATGCAGAAGCTGAACCCGTCGTTCGCCGGCATCGGCAACGACGCGGGCTTCGACGACGTCGCCCTAGAGAAGTACCACTGGGTCGAGAAGATCAACCACGTCCACCACGCCGGTAACTCCTCGGGCATCGTCGACGGTGCGGCCCTGGTCGCGCTCGGCACCGAGCAGGTCGGTGTCGACCTCGGCCTGACCCCGCGGGCGCGGATCATCTCCACGGCCGTCTCCGGCGCCGACCCGACGATCATGCTGACCGGTCCGGCTCCGGCCGCCCGCAAGGCGCTGGCCAAGGCCGGCCTCGAGGTCAAGGACATCGACCTCTTCGAGATCAACGAGGCGTTCGCGGCCGTCGCCATGCGCTTCATGCGGGACATGGGCATCACCGACGAGATCACCAACGTCAACGGTGGCTCTATCGCGATGGGTCACCCGCTGGGTGCGACCGGCGCGATGATCCTCGGCATCCTGATCGACGAGCTCGAGCGCCGCGACCAGAAGCGTGGCCTCGCCACCCTCTGCGTCGGTGGCGGCATGGGCATCGCGACCATCGTCGAACTCGTCTGA
- a CDS encoding ferredoxin reductase, producing the protein MTPALMTPAAPQRSLRHRLTRLAEAATTPLVPADYLDLVAPLRSGTELRARIVAVQPETRDAATIVLKPGADWAGHVPGQYVRIGLDVDGVREWRAYSLTHGPRADGHISITVKAVPDGKVSNHLVHQAVPGTLVHLEQAAGDFVLDLATTTRLLFVTAGSGVTPVVGMLRNLFPVTDSGVVDLPRSAGLDIVVVHVAPSEPESIFLDNLRELGAHGAIRLVARYDDQHGVLDVAELSELVPDLAERTTYACGPGGLLDAITAHHEAAGLTLFTEQFRSSFIDAGDGGTLTIGDVTVEADGATPLLDVAEAAGVLMPSGCRMGVCFGCVVPLEEGAVRDLRNGAITTADPISSAAGGVPIQTCITAAAGPCTLGGKK; encoded by the coding sequence ATGACCCCAGCACTGATGACTCCGGCAGCGCCGCAGCGTTCGCTGCGCCACCGGCTGACGCGCCTCGCCGAGGCCGCGACCACCCCGCTGGTGCCGGCCGACTACCTCGACCTGGTCGCGCCGCTGCGTTCCGGGACGGAGCTGCGAGCGCGCATCGTCGCCGTCCAGCCGGAGACCCGCGACGCGGCGACCATCGTCCTCAAGCCGGGAGCGGACTGGGCGGGTCACGTCCCCGGTCAGTACGTCCGCATCGGCCTCGACGTCGACGGCGTCCGCGAGTGGCGCGCGTACTCCCTGACCCACGGTCCCCGTGCCGACGGGCACATCTCGATCACCGTGAAGGCCGTGCCCGACGGCAAGGTCAGCAACCACCTCGTGCACCAGGCTGTCCCGGGGACCCTGGTGCACCTCGAGCAGGCCGCGGGCGACTTCGTCCTCGACCTGGCCACCACCACGCGGCTGCTGTTCGTCACCGCGGGTTCGGGTGTCACCCCCGTCGTCGGCATGCTGCGCAACCTGTTCCCGGTGACCGACTCGGGTGTCGTCGACCTGCCGCGCAGCGCGGGCCTCGACATCGTCGTGGTCCACGTCGCACCGAGCGAGCCGGAGTCGATCTTCCTCGACAACCTCCGCGAGCTCGGTGCCCACGGCGCGATCCGCCTCGTTGCCCGGTACGACGACCAGCACGGCGTCCTCGACGTCGCCGAGCTCAGTGAGCTCGTGCCCGACCTGGCCGAGCGGACGACGTACGCCTGCGGGCCGGGCGGGCTGCTCGACGCGATCACTGCGCACCACGAGGCGGCGGGACTGACCCTGTTCACCGAGCAGTTCCGGTCGTCCTTCATCGACGCCGGTGACGGCGGGACGCTCACCATCGGCGACGTCACCGTCGAGGCCGACGGTGCCACCCCGCTCCTCGACGTCGCCGAGGCCGCCGGCGTCCTCATGCCGAGCGGCTGCCGGATGGGCGTCTGCTTCGGCTGTGTCGTCCCGCTCGAGGAAGGGGCCGTGCGCGACCTGCGCAACGGCGCCATCACCACCGCCGACCCGATCAGCTCGGCCGCCGGCGGCGTCCCGATCCAGACCTGCATCACCGCGGCCGCCGGGCCGTGCACCTTGGGAGGCAAGAAATGA